The following are encoded in a window of Microbacterium sp. LWO13-1.2 genomic DNA:
- the groES gene encoding co-chaperone GroES yields MSVSIKPLEDRIVIQQVEAEQTTASGLVIPDTAKEKPQEGEVVAVGPGRIDDNGNRVPIDVAVGDRVLYSKYGGTEVKFGVDEYLVLSARDVLAVVVR; encoded by the coding sequence GTGTCGGTTTCCATCAAGCCGCTCGAGGACCGCATCGTCATCCAGCAGGTCGAGGCCGAGCAGACCACCGCGAGTGGCCTGGTCATCCCCGACACTGCCAAGGAGAAGCCCCAGGAGGGCGAGGTCGTGGCCGTTGGCCCCGGCCGCATCGACGACAACGGCAACCGTGTTCCGATCGATGTCGCCGTCGGCGACCGCGTGCTCTACAGCAAGTACGGCGGCACCGAGGTGAAGTTCGGCGTGGACGAGTACCTCGTGCTCTCCGCCCGTGACGTCCTCGCGGTCGTCGTTCGCTGA
- the glmS gene encoding glutamine--fructose-6-phosphate transaminase (isomerizing): MCGIVGYVGPRPSQDILIAGLARLEYRGYDSAGVAIIDGDGTLGMRKKAGKLSMLRESLADAPLGDGTTGIGHTRWATHGGPTDVNAHPHLADDDKLAVIHNGIIENFSALRDELLADGVSFRSETDTEVAAALLGREYASNGGDLELSFRNVVNRLEGAFTLLAMHQDKPGLVVGARRNSPLVIGLGEGENFLGSDVAAFVEHTRKALAIGQDQIVSITPSAVTVTDFAGTPVEAEPFDVSWDAAAAEKGGWSSFMAKEVAEQPEAVANTIRGRIQGDQVVIPELDGLDDLFIGINRIIITACGTASYAALVGKYAIEQWARVAVDVELAHEFRYRDPVIGDDTLVISISQSGETMDTLMAVKYARERGARTLSVCNTQGATIPRESDAVVYTHAGPEVAVASTKAFSAQITALLLLGLHMGRVRGTIADASTDVAELLALPDKIARVLEQEQEHVTQLAGWMADTRSVLFLGRHVGFPIALEGALKLKEISYIHAEGFAAGELKHGPIALIEPGQPVFVLVPSPRHSALVHAKVVSNIQEIRARGARVIVIAEEGDAAVLPFADEVIHIPLAGPMFEPLLAVVPLQIFAMALATAKGLDVDQPRNLAKSVTVE; the protein is encoded by the coding sequence ATGTGTGGAATCGTCGGATACGTGGGCCCGCGGCCCAGCCAGGACATCCTTATCGCCGGCCTCGCCCGTCTGGAGTACCGCGGCTATGACTCCGCCGGTGTCGCCATCATCGACGGCGACGGCACGCTAGGGATGCGCAAGAAGGCCGGCAAGCTCAGCATGCTGCGTGAATCGCTCGCCGACGCGCCTCTCGGTGACGGCACGACGGGCATCGGACACACCCGCTGGGCGACGCACGGTGGACCCACCGACGTCAACGCCCACCCCCACCTCGCTGACGACGACAAGCTCGCCGTCATCCACAACGGCATCATCGAGAACTTCTCGGCGCTCCGTGACGAGCTGCTCGCCGACGGCGTTTCCTTCCGCAGCGAGACCGACACCGAGGTCGCTGCGGCCCTGCTCGGCCGGGAGTACGCCTCGAACGGCGGAGACCTCGAACTCTCCTTCCGCAACGTCGTGAACCGCCTCGAAGGCGCCTTCACGCTCCTCGCGATGCATCAGGACAAGCCGGGCCTCGTCGTCGGTGCTCGTCGCAACTCGCCGCTGGTCATCGGCCTCGGCGAGGGTGAGAACTTCCTCGGCTCCGACGTCGCCGCCTTCGTCGAGCACACGCGCAAGGCGCTGGCGATCGGCCAGGACCAGATCGTGTCGATCACGCCGTCCGCCGTCACGGTGACCGACTTCGCCGGCACCCCCGTCGAGGCCGAGCCTTTCGATGTGTCCTGGGATGCCGCAGCTGCCGAGAAGGGCGGATGGTCGTCGTTCATGGCCAAGGAGGTCGCGGAACAGCCCGAGGCCGTGGCGAACACGATCCGCGGACGCATCCAGGGCGACCAGGTCGTCATTCCGGAACTCGATGGGCTCGATGACCTGTTCATCGGCATCAACCGCATCATCATCACGGCGTGCGGCACGGCATCCTATGCCGCCCTGGTCGGCAAGTACGCGATCGAGCAGTGGGCCCGCGTCGCGGTCGATGTCGAGCTCGCCCACGAGTTCCGCTACCGCGACCCGGTGATCGGCGACGACACTCTCGTGATCTCGATCAGCCAGTCCGGCGAGACCATGGACACGCTGATGGCAGTGAAGTACGCGCGTGAGCGCGGCGCTCGCACGCTGTCCGTCTGCAACACGCAGGGCGCGACGATCCCGCGCGAGTCGGACGCCGTGGTCTACACCCACGCCGGCCCCGAGGTCGCCGTCGCCTCCACCAAGGCGTTCTCCGCACAGATCACCGCGCTGCTGCTGCTCGGCCTGCACATGGGTCGCGTGCGCGGAACCATCGCGGATGCCTCGACCGACGTCGCCGAGCTCCTCGCGCTTCCGGACAAGATCGCACGCGTGCTCGAGCAGGAGCAGGAGCACGTCACGCAGCTCGCCGGCTGGATGGCCGACACGCGTTCGGTGCTGTTCCTCGGCCGCCACGTGGGCTTCCCGATCGCGCTTGAGGGCGCGCTCAAGCTCAAGGAGATCTCGTACATCCACGCCGAGGGCTTCGCCGCCGGTGAGCTCAAGCACGGGCCGATCGCGCTCATCGAGCCCGGTCAGCCGGTGTTCGTGCTGGTACCGTCGCCGCGGCACTCGGCACTCGTGCACGCGAAGGTCGTCTCGAACATCCAGGAGATCCGCGCCCGCGGCGCTCGGGTGATCGTGATCGCCGAGGAGGGCGACGCCGCCGTGCTGCCGTTCGCCGACGAGGTCATCCACATCCCGCTGGCGGGTCCGATGTTCGAGCCGCTGCTCGCCGTCGTGCCGCTGCAGATCTTCGCCATGGCGCTGGCCACAGCCAAGGGCCTCGACGTCGACCAGCCCCGCAACCTCGCGAAGTCCGTCACGGTCGAGTAG
- the rarD gene encoding EamA family transporter RarD: MSPDPSTRESRASGAMYAGGAYLLWGVLPLYFLLLAPTGAWEVVAWRVLLSFVFCLVLLTITRGWGAFRAIVRQPKLLGWTALAGLLIYVNWQVFLIGTLSDRIVETSLGYFINPITTVLLGVFVLHERIRRLQWAAIGIAAAAVAVIVIGYGEFPWIALSLTASFGVYGLIKKKIGPAVDAVSGLTLESFWLIPIAVVQLIVVAQTSGITMGTNGGWHALLLAFAGVVTAVPLLMFAAGTRRVNLTVIGMIQFITPIMQFVIGVAFLHEPMPPERWAGFIIVWVAIAVFVVDLLLAARRGRRTDPAELI; the protein is encoded by the coding sequence GTGAGTCCAGACCCGTCCACCCGTGAGAGCCGCGCCTCCGGGGCCATGTACGCGGGCGGGGCCTACCTGCTGTGGGGCGTGCTGCCCCTCTACTTCCTGCTGCTGGCGCCCACCGGAGCTTGGGAGGTCGTCGCCTGGCGCGTGCTGCTCTCCTTCGTGTTCTGTCTGGTGCTGCTGACGATCACCCGGGGCTGGGGTGCGTTCCGCGCGATCGTCCGGCAGCCGAAGCTGCTGGGCTGGACGGCGCTCGCCGGTCTGCTCATCTACGTCAACTGGCAGGTGTTCCTCATCGGAACCCTCAGCGATCGCATCGTCGAGACGAGCCTCGGGTACTTCATCAACCCGATCACCACCGTGCTGCTCGGCGTCTTCGTGCTGCACGAGCGCATCAGACGCCTGCAGTGGGCCGCGATCGGCATCGCCGCTGCGGCGGTCGCCGTGATCGTCATCGGGTACGGGGAATTCCCGTGGATCGCGCTTTCGCTCACCGCGTCGTTCGGCGTCTACGGACTCATCAAGAAGAAGATCGGTCCGGCGGTGGACGCCGTCAGCGGCCTGACCCTGGAATCGTTCTGGCTCATCCCCATCGCCGTCGTTCAGCTCATCGTCGTCGCGCAGACCTCCGGAATCACGATGGGCACGAACGGCGGATGGCACGCCCTGCTGCTCGCCTTCGCGGGAGTCGTCACCGCGGTGCCGCTGCTGATGTTCGCGGCGGGTACCCGCCGGGTCAACCTGACCGTGATCGGGATGATCCAGTTCATCACTCCGATCATGCAGTTCGTGATCGGTGTCGCGTTCCTGCACGAGCCGATGCCGCCTGAGCGGTGGGCCGGATTCATCATCGTGTGGGTCGCGATCGCGGTCTTCGTCGTCGACCTGCTGCTCGCCGCGCGTCGTGGCCGACGGACGGACCCCGCCGAGCTCATCTGA
- the tsaE gene encoding tRNA (adenosine(37)-N6)-threonylcarbamoyltransferase complex ATPase subunit type 1 TsaE yields the protein MSIDPAFLGRRTIATVEDMEQLGFRIGEQLQAGDLLILTGPLGAGKTTFTRGLAEGLGVRGPVQSPTFVIARTHPSLVGRAPLVHVDAYRLGSASELDDLDLDVARSVVVIEWGRGMAEELVEAWWDIELERPVGAGDALADEDLDADAPRVVTIARVER from the coding sequence GTGAGCATCGATCCGGCTTTTCTCGGGCGCCGAACCATCGCCACGGTGGAGGACATGGAGCAGCTCGGATTTCGCATCGGCGAGCAGCTGCAGGCCGGCGACCTGCTGATCCTCACCGGTCCACTCGGGGCGGGCAAGACGACGTTCACCCGCGGGCTCGCCGAGGGTCTCGGCGTGCGCGGGCCGGTGCAGAGCCCGACGTTCGTGATCGCACGGACGCATCCCTCGCTGGTCGGTCGGGCGCCTCTCGTGCACGTCGACGCGTATCGGCTGGGTTCGGCATCCGAGCTCGACGACCTCGACCTCGACGTCGCCCGGTCGGTCGTCGTGATCGAGTGGGGGCGGGGCATGGCAGAGGAACTCGTCGAGGCCTGGTGGGACATCGAACTGGAGCGCCCGGTCGGCGCCGGCGACGCCCTCGCCGACGAGGATCTCGATGCCGACGCTCCGCGGGTCGTCACGATCGCGCGCGTCGAACGCTGA
- a CDS encoding holo-ACP synthase has translation MIIGTGIDLVDIPRFERTLERTPKLLQRLFAPSEQGLRLPSLAARYAAKEALIKALGGSDGVHWTEIEIASEASGKPHFVLSGTTAEVVVARGILHLHLTMSHDAGLATAFVVAEGDPL, from the coding sequence GTGATCATCGGGACCGGTATCGACCTCGTCGACATCCCGCGGTTCGAGCGGACTCTCGAGCGCACGCCGAAGCTCTTGCAGAGGCTGTTTGCGCCCAGCGAACAAGGCCTGCGGCTGCCCTCGCTCGCCGCCCGCTATGCCGCGAAGGAAGCCCTCATCAAGGCGCTCGGCGGGTCGGACGGCGTGCACTGGACCGAGATCGAGATCGCATCCGAAGCCTCAGGCAAGCCGCATTTCGTGCTCAGCGGTACGACGGCCGAGGTCGTCGTGGCGCGCGGCATCCTCCATCTCCACCTCACCATGTCGCACGACGCCGGCCTCGCCACCGCGTTCGTCGTCGCCGAAGGAGACCCACTGTGA
- the rimI gene encoding ribosomal protein S18-alanine N-acetyltransferase — MTLRAAGPADLAAIMGIENRSFPGDAWSTETMAAELASPHGVYLVDEADGDVIGYGGIRALPGGADADIQTIAYDAEHRGGGRGRALLRALLAEAVARGAREMFLEVRADNPAAEGLYRSEGFLEIGRRPHYYQPDDVDAIVMRLDLRASKSAGAQEPDAVKETRT; from the coding sequence ATGACGCTCCGCGCGGCTGGTCCGGCTGATCTGGCCGCGATCATGGGGATCGAGAACCGCTCGTTCCCCGGCGACGCGTGGAGCACCGAGACCATGGCGGCCGAGCTCGCGAGCCCGCATGGCGTCTACCTCGTCGATGAGGCGGACGGCGACGTCATCGGCTACGGCGGCATCCGCGCCCTCCCGGGCGGGGCGGATGCCGACATCCAGACGATCGCATACGACGCCGAGCATCGCGGTGGCGGGCGAGGCCGCGCGCTGCTGCGTGCGCTGCTCGCCGAGGCCGTGGCGCGCGGTGCCCGCGAGATGTTCCTCGAGGTCAGGGCGGACAACCCGGCGGCTGAGGGGCTCTACCGCTCCGAGGGATTTCTGGAGATCGGACGACGCCCGCACTACTACCAGCCCGATGACGTCGACGCGATCGTGATGCGGCTCGATCTGCGTGCCTCGAAAAGCGCAGGGGCCCAGGAGCCGGATGCCGTGAAGGAGACCCGCACATGA
- the tsaB gene encoding tRNA (adenosine(37)-N6)-threonylcarbamoyltransferase complex dimerization subunit type 1 TsaB, giving the protein MILAVDTSLGTAVALIDADGRLRAEAATADPLGHAEVIGDLLQNVLDEADAGDITHVVAGMGPGPFTGLRIGIAAARAFALGRAIPIIPVPSHFAAALTAIDTDAVTGAFAIVTDARRREVAITVFDGKDDDGVPRVVAETILLPRIDADTHLGGIRRIDVDALSAADLARVGANANAAGRALADAEPLYLRAPDVKLPGALKRVGS; this is encoded by the coding sequence GTGATCCTCGCCGTCGATACCTCCCTGGGCACGGCCGTCGCGCTCATCGATGCAGACGGCCGGCTGCGAGCGGAAGCAGCGACCGCCGACCCGCTCGGGCATGCCGAGGTCATCGGGGACCTGCTCCAGAACGTCCTCGATGAGGCGGACGCCGGCGACATCACCCACGTCGTCGCGGGGATGGGCCCCGGGCCGTTCACCGGTCTCCGCATCGGCATCGCCGCTGCCCGCGCATTCGCGCTCGGCCGAGCGATCCCGATCATTCCGGTTCCCAGTCACTTCGCCGCCGCGCTCACCGCCATCGACACGGATGCCGTGACCGGCGCTTTCGCGATCGTCACGGACGCGCGCCGCAGAGAGGTCGCGATCACTGTGTTCGACGGGAAGGACGACGACGGCGTTCCGCGCGTCGTGGCCGAAACGATCCTGCTTCCGCGCATCGACGCCGACACGCATCTGGGCGGCATCCGCCGGATCGATGTCGACGCGCTCTCCGCCGCCGATCTCGCCCGTGTCGGCGCGAACGCGAACGCCGCCGGCCGTGCGCTCGCCGACGCTGAGCCGTTGTATCTGCGAGCCCCTGACGTGAAGCTCCCCGGCGCCCTGAAGCGGGTCGGATCATGA
- the tsaD gene encoding tRNA (adenosine(37)-N6)-threonylcarbamoyltransferase complex transferase subunit TsaD, translated as MSGPLVLGIETSCDETGIGIVRGRTLLTNTIASSMDEHARYGGVVPEVAARAHLEALQPSIEKALSEAGVRLEDLDAVAVTSGPGLAGALMVGVGAAKGLAVSLGKPLYAVNHLVGHIAADILTADSEPLEYPTIALLVSGGHTSLLHVRDLTSDVELLGETMDDAAGEAFDKVARLLSLPYPGGPEIDRAAASGDPNAIRFPRGLSRASDMAKHRYDFSFSGLKTAVARWVERCEADGVEVPVADVAASFREAVVDVLVTKALAACVDLGVPRLLLGGGVIANRRLREVALARAEVAGVTVRIPPLSLCTDNGAMIAALAAELISSGRRPSTLAFGADSTLPVTEIQVAETVEEVPA; from the coding sequence ATGAGCGGACCGCTGGTGCTCGGCATCGAGACGAGCTGCGACGAGACCGGGATCGGGATCGTCCGCGGACGCACGCTGCTGACGAACACGATCGCCTCCAGCATGGATGAGCATGCCCGCTACGGCGGCGTCGTGCCGGAAGTCGCGGCACGCGCGCACCTCGAGGCGCTGCAGCCGTCGATCGAGAAGGCTCTGAGCGAAGCCGGGGTGCGACTCGAAGATCTCGATGCCGTCGCCGTCACCAGCGGCCCCGGGCTCGCCGGCGCACTCATGGTCGGTGTCGGCGCGGCGAAGGGTCTCGCAGTGTCGCTCGGCAAGCCGCTATACGCGGTGAATCACCTGGTCGGGCACATCGCCGCCGACATCCTGACTGCGGATTCCGAACCGCTCGAGTACCCGACGATCGCGCTTCTCGTCTCCGGCGGACACACGTCGCTCCTGCACGTGCGCGATCTCACCAGCGACGTCGAGCTGCTCGGCGAGACGATGGACGACGCAGCGGGGGAGGCCTTCGACAAGGTCGCTCGACTGCTGTCTCTCCCGTACCCGGGCGGGCCGGAGATCGACCGGGCTGCGGCGTCCGGTGACCCGAACGCCATCAGGTTCCCTCGTGGCCTCTCGCGCGCATCCGACATGGCGAAGCACCGCTACGACTTCTCGTTCTCCGGGCTGAAGACCGCGGTGGCGCGCTGGGTCGAGCGCTGTGAGGCCGACGGCGTCGAGGTGCCGGTGGCAGACGTGGCGGCGAGTTTCCGCGAGGCGGTCGTCGACGTGCTGGTGACGAAGGCGCTTGCCGCGTGCGTCGACCTCGGCGTGCCGCGGCTGCTGCTCGGCGGCGGGGTCATCGCCAATCGACGGCTTCGCGAGGTCGCCCTGGCCCGCGCAGAGGTCGCGGGCGTCACCGTGAGGATTCCGCCGCTGTCCCTGTGCACCGACAACGGCGCGATGATCGCGGCGCTCGCCGCGGAGTTGATCTCCTCGGGTCGACGGCCGTCGACGCTGGCCTTCGGGGCCGACTCGACTCTGCCGGTCACCGAGATCCAGGTGGCCGAGACGGTGGAGGAGGTGCCCGCATGA
- the alr gene encoding alanine racemase, giving the protein MTVPFREATIDLDAIADNTRHFRRLTGVEVIAVVKANAYGHGAAATAVAALAAGATRIGVAQIPEALELRRQGVHAPIIAWLHAPGERFEQAAAERIEVGISSFDQLEAAAAAAHVDEPVAVHLKLETGLSRNGIAPADWGRVLAEAARLERIGRLRIVGLFSHLSNTSLDDDRAALEKFEEGVAAAAAFGIRPELRHIAATAAAIDRPEMRLDAVRIGIGIYGLSPFEDRTSAELGLRPAMTLRGAVAAVRRVPAGTGVSYGYAHRTERDTTLALIPFGYADGIPRQASGKAHVAISGRRFANVGRIAMDQFVIDVGDTVISVGDEVVLFGDPTLGVPSAAEWADAADTINYEIVTRIGPRVPRRTS; this is encoded by the coding sequence GTGACTGTGCCGTTCCGTGAGGCGACGATCGATCTCGATGCGATCGCCGACAACACCCGCCATTTCCGCCGCCTCACCGGCGTCGAGGTCATCGCCGTCGTCAAGGCGAACGCGTACGGGCACGGTGCGGCGGCTACAGCTGTCGCGGCGCTCGCGGCCGGCGCCACCAGGATCGGCGTGGCGCAGATCCCGGAGGCCCTGGAGCTGCGCCGGCAGGGCGTGCACGCGCCGATCATCGCGTGGCTGCACGCCCCGGGAGAGCGGTTCGAACAGGCTGCTGCCGAGCGCATCGAGGTGGGCATCTCCTCGTTCGACCAGCTCGAGGCTGCCGCCGCGGCCGCGCACGTCGATGAGCCGGTCGCGGTGCATCTCAAGCTCGAGACCGGTCTGTCCCGCAACGGGATCGCTCCCGCCGACTGGGGGCGCGTGCTCGCCGAGGCTGCGCGACTGGAACGGATCGGCCGGCTGCGCATCGTGGGGCTCTTCAGCCACCTCTCGAACACCTCGCTCGACGACGATCGCGCCGCTCTCGAGAAGTTCGAGGAGGGGGTGGCCGCCGCGGCGGCCTTCGGCATCCGACCGGAACTCCGGCACATCGCAGCGACCGCCGCGGCCATCGATCGTCCGGAGATGAGGCTCGATGCCGTCCGGATCGGCATCGGGATCTACGGCCTGTCGCCGTTCGAGGATCGCACGTCGGCCGAGCTGGGCCTCCGGCCAGCGATGACCTTGCGCGGGGCCGTGGCAGCGGTGCGCCGGGTGCCGGCCGGAACCGGGGTGTCCTACGGCTACGCGCACCGCACTGAGCGGGACACGACCCTCGCGCTCATCCCGTTCGGCTATGCGGATGGCATTCCGCGCCAAGCCTCGGGCAAGGCGCACGTCGCGATCTCTGGTCGCCGCTTCGCGAACGTCGGACGCATCGCGATGGACCAGTTCGTCATCGACGTCGGCGATACCGTCATCTCGGTCGGTGACGAAGTGGTGCTGTTCGGTGATCCGACGCTGGGCGTGCCATCGGCAGCCGAATGGGCGGATGCCGCAGACACCATCAACTACGAGATCGTCACCCGCATCGGCCCGCGGGTGCCGAGGCGTACGTCGTGA
- a CDS encoding class I SAM-dependent methyltransferase, whose product MEMSELRTLLTAEGLSLLDGTEPLESLSDVTRTVSRMRAAGHSPELVTAVVGQVSLRARAKSKFGDFADRMLFTRAGLEQATRLGVAARHAQRMRGAGITSVADLGCGIGGDALAFAGAGLRVHAVDADEVTSAIAAYNLAPFAGDVSVQHGTAESADLSGVDAVWMDPARRTSGHSETRRVTASDYSPSLDWAFELASRVPTGIKLGPGHDRDALPADAEAQWVSVDGSVVELVLWTGVLARNEVRRAALVIRGDHSYELTAGADAEDAPVRELGAYLHEPDGAVIRARLIGDVARSLEAGMLDEHIAYLTSDAALTSPFVQSFRVRETMPANPKAINAVLKANSIGTLEIKKRGMDIDPAAFRKKLTLRGDESATLVLTRIGSRRIAILADRVHAE is encoded by the coding sequence GTGGAGATGTCCGAGCTGCGCACCCTGCTCACCGCCGAAGGTCTGTCGCTTCTCGACGGCACCGAGCCGCTCGAGTCGCTGTCCGACGTCACCCGCACGGTCTCACGGATGCGCGCAGCTGGCCACTCCCCTGAGCTCGTCACCGCCGTGGTCGGACAGGTGAGTCTGCGGGCTCGGGCGAAGTCGAAATTCGGCGACTTCGCCGATCGGATGCTGTTCACCCGCGCTGGACTCGAACAGGCGACCCGCCTCGGCGTGGCCGCCAGGCACGCCCAGCGCATGCGCGGTGCCGGCATCACGAGCGTCGCAGACCTGGGATGCGGCATCGGCGGCGACGCCCTCGCCTTCGCCGGCGCGGGACTCCGTGTGCACGCCGTCGATGCCGACGAGGTCACATCCGCGATCGCGGCGTACAACCTCGCCCCCTTCGCCGGCGATGTGAGCGTGCAGCACGGCACCGCCGAATCGGCCGACCTCAGCGGGGTGGACGCCGTCTGGATGGACCCGGCACGACGCACTTCGGGCCACAGCGAGACGCGACGCGTCACGGCATCCGATTACTCCCCCTCGCTGGACTGGGCATTCGAACTGGCATCGCGCGTTCCGACCGGGATCAAGCTCGGCCCAGGACACGACCGTGACGCCCTGCCGGCGGATGCCGAAGCGCAATGGGTCAGCGTCGACGGCAGCGTCGTGGAGCTGGTGCTGTGGACGGGCGTGCTCGCCCGGAACGAGGTACGCAGGGCGGCGCTGGTGATCCGTGGCGACCACTCGTATGAACTCACCGCCGGTGCGGATGCCGAGGACGCCCCGGTCCGGGAACTCGGCGCGTACCTGCACGAACCCGACGGCGCGGTGATCCGTGCGCGTCTCATCGGCGACGTGGCGCGGAGTCTGGAAGCCGGCATGCTCGACGAGCACATCGCCTACCTCACGTCGGATGCTGCTCTGACGAGCCCGTTCGTGCAGTCGTTCCGCGTGCGCGAGACGATGCCGGCAAACCCGAAAGCGATCAACGCCGTGCTCAAGGCGAACAGCATCGGCACGCTGGAGATCAAGAAGCGGGGCATGGACATCGACCCTGCCGCCTTCCGGAAGAAGCTGACGTTGCGCGGGGACGAGTCGGCGACGCTGGTCCTCACTCGGATCGGCAGTCGGCGTATCGCGATCCTCGCCGATCGAGTGCACGCGGAATAG
- a CDS encoding ABC transporter substrate-binding protein: MNALKGSRTAKVFAGIALLSASAIVIAGCSSPTTDKPSDEGGNKPAADLTLKLGSLLPQTGALSFLGPPMQAGSQLAVAEVNDAKAGVTIDLTAADEGDTDTKAYETSIAQLQSEGVAAVVGAASSAVSKLILDGNISSGIITISPSNTSPDFTAWDDNGLYFRTAPSDLLQGEVLGNLIAEDGHKTLGIIYQNNAYGTGLFDAISSTFEGTGGEIVAEAAFNIGDAQFDAQVSTIMAAKPDAIAVVSYDEFKTIAPLLVNAGADPKSFYLVDGNLSNSYATDLPAVKLEGAKGTKPGPALEDDFTDRLQELWTGEGNPEIEDETYAAEAYDAVILLALASLAAGSTEGVDIAAKMQEVSGGSGDGEKCTSFAECAEIINGGGTADYDGYSGDVTFDENGDPKGAAIGVFEYGADNTYSRIN, translated from the coding sequence ATGAACGCACTGAAGGGCTCGCGCACAGCGAAGGTCTTCGCGGGGATCGCGCTGCTCAGCGCATCCGCAATCGTTATCGCCGGCTGCAGCAGCCCGACGACCGACAAGCCGTCCGACGAGGGCGGGAACAAGCCAGCGGCAGACCTGACGCTGAAGCTCGGCTCGCTGCTGCCGCAGACCGGCGCCCTGTCCTTCCTCGGCCCGCCGATGCAGGCAGGCTCCCAGCTGGCGGTCGCAGAGGTCAACGACGCCAAGGCCGGGGTCACCATCGACCTGACCGCTGCGGACGAGGGCGACACCGACACCAAGGCATACGAGACGTCGATCGCGCAGCTGCAGAGCGAAGGCGTCGCCGCTGTCGTCGGCGCCGCGTCGTCGGCCGTTTCCAAGCTGATCCTGGACGGCAACATCAGCTCCGGGATCATCACGATCTCGCCGTCCAACACTTCTCCGGACTTCACCGCGTGGGACGACAACGGTCTCTACTTCCGCACCGCCCCCAGCGACCTGCTGCAGGGTGAGGTGCTCGGAAACCTGATCGCCGAAGACGGCCACAAGACGCTGGGCATCATCTACCAGAACAACGCCTACGGCACCGGACTCTTCGACGCGATCTCCTCGACGTTCGAAGGCACCGGCGGCGAGATCGTGGCCGAGGCTGCGTTCAACATCGGCGACGCGCAGTTCGACGCTCAGGTGTCGACGATCATGGCGGCCAAGCCCGACGCGATCGCCGTCGTCTCGTACGACGAGTTCAAGACGATCGCTCCGCTGCTCGTGAACGCGGGCGCTGACCCGAAGAGCTTCTACCTCGTCGACGGCAACCTCTCCAACAGCTACGCGACGGACCTTCCCGCCGTGAAGCTCGAGGGCGCCAAGGGCACCAAGCCCGGACCCGCCCTGGAAGACGACTTCACTGATCGTCTTCAGGAACTGTGGACCGGTGAGGGCAACCCCGAGATCGAGGACGAGACCTACGCGGCCGAGGCGTACGACGCAGTGATCCTGCTCGCGCTGGCTTCGCTCGCGGCGGGCTCGACCGAGGGCGTCGACATCGCAGCCAAGATGCAGGAAGTCTCCGGTGGCTCCGGCGATGGCGAGAAGTGCACCAGCTTCGCCGAGTGCGCCGAGATCATCAACGGAGGCGGCACGGCCGACTACGACGGCTACTCCGGTGACGTCACGTTCGACGAGAACGGCGACCCGAAGGGTGCCGCGATCGGCGTCTTCGAGTACGGCGCAGACAACACCTACTCGCGGATCAACTGA